A section of the Leptospira terpstrae serovar Hualin str. LT 11-33 = ATCC 700639 genome encodes:
- a CDS encoding HIT family protein — MNCPICEAHKNESQFLYQNEDWILRKAGQNLEGYLYMEHRKHRESWFGLGIGEFENYGRAFHKATEILKEYNPEKMYIVAIAEKVPHLHVHLIPRYENQEKGLDHIAKATGPGFPKPM, encoded by the coding sequence ATGAACTGTCCCATCTGTGAAGCCCATAAAAATGAATCGCAATTCCTCTACCAAAACGAGGACTGGATCCTCCGAAAAGCAGGCCAAAACCTGGAAGGTTACCTTTATATGGAACACCGCAAACATCGGGAGTCTTGGTTTGGGTTAGGTATCGGTGAGTTTGAAAATTATGGACGTGCTTTCCATAAAGCCACGGAAATTTTAAAAGAATACAATCCAGAAAAAATGTACATTGTTGCGATTGCAGAAAAAGTTCCTCATTTGCATGTTCATTTGATTCCGCGTTATGAAAACCAAGAGAAGGGGCTAGATCATATTGCAAAAGCCACAGGCCCTGGTTTTCCAAAACCCATGTAA
- a CDS encoding polyphosphate kinase 2 family protein: MVVVLDRHPINQVPKHATSDLNDLQERFFLLQRESFKQKIAHIFLIEGFSSTGKGSILQSLTIRLDPRKFKVYSPYVHQSEDRGYPFLWNFWRVVPRYGEFLFYLNTYYSRLAYLRSEKKINLSEYDHRLLSILNTERILSKDKIIVHKFFLHISKKDQKKRLEDSKKKKKEWELSAFDKDQGEHYKRYFEIFDSILSASRTIDSPWQIITSDKKEDTKLLVFEAIIERLERILKYDSQNALQSINHGMELIP; encoded by the coding sequence TTGGTTGTGGTTTTAGACAGACATCCAATCAACCAAGTCCCCAAACATGCGACGAGTGACTTAAACGATTTGCAGGAACGATTCTTTCTTTTGCAGAGAGAATCGTTCAAACAAAAGATTGCTCATATCTTTCTCATAGAGGGTTTTTCTTCCACAGGAAAGGGATCTATTTTACAATCCTTGACCATTCGATTGGATCCGCGTAAGTTTAAAGTGTATTCTCCCTATGTCCACCAATCAGAAGATAGAGGATATCCCTTCCTTTGGAATTTTTGGCGTGTGGTTCCTCGTTATGGTGAGTTTTTGTTTTACCTTAATACTTACTACAGTCGACTTGCTTATCTTCGTTCCGAAAAAAAAATCAACTTATCTGAATATGACCATAGACTTCTATCGATTTTGAATACAGAAAGAATCCTTTCCAAAGATAAAATCATTGTTCATAAATTCTTTTTGCATATTTCCAAAAAAGATCAAAAGAAACGATTAGAAGATTCTAAAAAAAAGAAAAAAGAATGGGAACTTTCAGCATTTGACAAAGACCAGGGAGAACATTACAAACGTTACTTTGAAATATTTGATTCTATCTTAAGTGCTTCTCGAACCATTGACTCTCCTTGGCAAATCATCACCAGTGATAAAAAGGAAGACACCAAACTATTGGTATTCGAAGCCATTATTGAACGATTAGAAAGAATCCTTAAATACGACTCACAAAACGCACTCCAGTCGATCAATCACGGAATGGAGCTTATCCCATGA
- a CDS encoding MarR family winged helix-turn-helix transcriptional regulator, with the protein MAKKEVLEPSHLKSHIGYRLRIVSNAVSHSFAKKLATLDVTVAEWVILREMYSKKENTSPSTVSEITGLTRGAVSKLIDRLLHKGLVTRTEATEDRRYQDIRLTAKAIRLVPKLSLIADENDAVFFSLLSSSERDLLMKTLVKLAEQHKLNTNPIE; encoded by the coding sequence ATGGCAAAAAAGGAAGTTCTCGAACCAAGCCACTTAAAATCTCATATTGGATATCGTTTGCGCATTGTTTCTAATGCGGTGTCTCATTCGTTTGCTAAGAAACTGGCTACTCTTGACGTTACCGTTGCTGAGTGGGTCATCCTTCGGGAGATGTATTCCAAAAAAGAAAATACTTCGCCAAGCACTGTATCAGAAATCACAGGCCTCACTCGTGGAGCCGTGTCCAAACTCATTGATCGACTTTTACACAAAGGTCTCGTGACTCGGACAGAAGCAACCGAGGATCGCCGTTACCAAGACATTCGACTCACTGCAAAAGCAATTAGGTTAGTTCCAAAGCTTTCTCTTATTGCCGATGAAAATGACGCTGTCTTTTTTTCCCTGCTTTCTTCATCCGAGAGAGATCTTCTTATGAAGACACTCGTGAAACTAGCAGAACAACATAAACTCAATACCAACCCAATCGAATAA
- a CDS encoding bifunctional ADP-dependent NAD(P)H-hydrate dehydratase/NAD(P)H-hydrate epimerase, with product MKYKPLFTNKESKALDSLTIKELGFQEQTLMGMAALSVFHANEDLWKTAESIWILSGSGGNGGDGYALAHTLFQEGYNVRCFSTSPNKNEAGKFYESLVSKTLGTIGTMEDFYKEWEEAEEDSVLLVDALLGTGFQDSLSKELKELIDTVNDSDVFFYRLSLDTASGWNPYLLGEKTQESQSFVFADSIEELGTRKWENIGFIYEKDSIIPRYYESIGFPVHSHLNNATFSNRYYLEPDPESAISIIKRKNKDHKYSAGSALFYGGSDGMEGAILLSEQAFARLGGGISKIFSPSMNIASLVFKEDLSKMVKTSSLAETLNDPFLKKTKTLVLGPGLTQYPNDLSGWEVPEGLRLVLDAGAIPTKGIPLPKGNEILLTPHVGELNRMTGIPHHSVQAAYDTLIKYCPQNNVYVLLKSFVSLLVCPNGFSYVWESPNPKLATMGTGDLLSGILARYLSLDLSIEEAVPLALSLLDHSKQVEEPYPSAHQILKSLVELV from the coding sequence ATGAAATACAAACCCTTATTCACAAACAAAGAATCTAAAGCATTAGATTCTCTCACAATAAAGGAATTAGGGTTTCAGGAACAAACCTTAATGGGAATGGCTGCCCTTTCTGTTTTCCATGCTAATGAAGACTTATGGAAAACAGCGGAATCCATCTGGATACTTTCTGGAAGTGGCGGCAATGGGGGGGATGGGTATGCCCTTGCCCATACACTCTTCCAAGAAGGATATAACGTTCGGTGTTTTTCTACCTCACCAAACAAAAACGAGGCGGGAAAGTTCTACGAATCCTTAGTTTCAAAAACTCTTGGTACCATTGGAACAATGGAAGACTTTTATAAGGAATGGGAAGAAGCGGAGGAAGACTCAGTTCTTCTTGTAGACGCCCTCCTTGGAACAGGATTTCAAGATTCTCTTTCGAAAGAACTAAAGGAACTGATTGATACAGTAAACGACTCGGATGTATTTTTTTACCGGTTGTCGCTCGATACGGCAAGTGGTTGGAATCCTTATTTACTCGGGGAAAAAACTCAAGAGAGCCAAAGTTTTGTTTTTGCCGATTCTATCGAAGAATTAGGGACAAGGAAATGGGAAAACATAGGATTTATTTATGAAAAAGATTCTATCATCCCTAGATATTATGAATCCATTGGATTTCCTGTTCACTCCCACCTAAACAATGCTACATTCTCCAATCGTTATTATTTAGAACCAGATCCCGAATCGGCCATCTCTATCATCAAAAGAAAAAACAAAGACCATAAATACAGTGCGGGTTCTGCCCTATTTTATGGAGGTTCCGACGGAATGGAAGGAGCCATTTTACTTTCCGAACAAGCATTCGCAAGGCTCGGTGGAGGGATTAGTAAAATCTTTTCTCCCTCAATGAATATCGCCTCACTTGTGTTCAAAGAAGACCTTTCTAAAATGGTAAAAACAAGTTCCCTTGCGGAAACCTTAAACGATCCTTTTTTAAAGAAAACGAAAACCCTAGTTTTGGGCCCAGGCCTCACACAATACCCCAATGATCTAAGCGGATGGGAAGTTCCTGAAGGTCTACGTTTGGTTTTGGATGCTGGGGCGATCCCAACAAAAGGCATCCCACTCCCGAAGGGAAACGAAATCCTCCTCACGCCACATGTGGGAGAGCTAAATCGAATGACAGGAATTCCCCACCACTCAGTCCAGGCCGCCTATGATACACTAATCAAATATTGCCCACAAAACAATGTGTATGTGCTATTAAAATCTTTTGTGAGCCTTCTTGTTTGTCCCAATGGTTTTTCTTATGTTTGGGAATCACCCAATCCGAAACTGGCCACTATGGGAACGGGGGATTTACTTTCGGGAATCCTTGCACGGTATCTTAGTTTGGACTTATCGATCGAAGAGGCAGTGCCTTTGGCTCTAAGTTTACTTGACCATTCCAAACAAGTGGAAGAACCCTACCCGTCCGCCCATCAAATCTTAAAATCTCTTGTGGAGTTAGTTTAA
- a CDS encoding DUF1398 domain-containing protein: protein MTSLTNQLTDAQKFAMSIRPKVGGFPVLAEVLRSAGVHSNRWSLPACQAVYHMKDGSVVQQGTPLVTGVFEIANFDRDALITALRTDQEGRSTFQEFLKAAWEAGVIGYDVDFTGRKVVYYGVNGESYLEEYPAVTLK, encoded by the coding sequence ATGACAAGTTTAACAAACCAACTTACAGATGCGCAAAAATTTGCGATGTCCATCCGACCGAAAGTAGGAGGTTTTCCCGTGCTTGCGGAAGTCCTTCGTAGTGCAGGCGTACATAGTAACCGCTGGTCACTGCCTGCCTGCCAAGCGGTCTACCATATGAAAGATGGTTCTGTCGTACAACAAGGAACCCCTCTCGTCACAGGCGTTTTTGAGATAGCGAACTTTGATAGGGACGCACTCATCACTGCTCTTCGAACCGACCAAGAAGGCCGAAGTACATTCCAGGAATTTCTGAAAGCAGCTTGGGAAGCGGGAGTCATCGGTTATGACGTTGATTTCACAGGCAGAAAGGTTGTTTATTACGGTGTTAACGGCGAAAGTTATTTAGAAGAATATCCAGCGGTTACGTTAAAATAA
- a CDS encoding polyphosphate kinase 2, whose protein sequence is MNWNHLQNRVLHLNQLDQTKILSPDEYQVKMKELKNQIRELTFIAKEKERPILFVFEGWDAAGKGGAIRRLTQEIDPRLFEVHNISAPNAEEIQHHYLWRFWNRIPKKGHIGILDRSYYGRVLVERVEGFASEPEWSRAYEEILLFEEQLLSFGTIVIKFWLHISAEEQLLRFETRKNDPLKRWKLTEEDWRNRDKWSLYEEAANQMFQKTDAPKAPWFLVPANDKYFARTMILETTVERLQKELE, encoded by the coding sequence ATGAATTGGAACCATTTACAAAACAGGGTTTTACATTTAAACCAGTTAGACCAAACCAAAATTCTATCACCTGACGAATACCAGGTGAAGATGAAGGAATTAAAAAATCAAATTAGGGAACTCACTTTTATAGCAAAGGAGAAAGAAAGACCCATATTATTTGTTTTTGAAGGTTGGGATGCTGCGGGGAAGGGTGGTGCCATTCGCCGGCTGACTCAAGAAATCGACCCTAGACTTTTTGAAGTTCATAATATCTCTGCCCCCAATGCGGAAGAAATCCAACACCACTACCTATGGAGGTTTTGGAACCGCATTCCCAAAAAAGGACATATTGGAATTTTGGATCGTTCTTACTATGGTCGAGTCCTTGTCGAACGAGTAGAAGGGTTTGCCTCTGAACCAGAATGGTCAAGAGCTTACGAAGAAATTTTATTATTCGAAGAACAACTGTTGAGTTTTGGAACCATCGTCATTAAGTTTTGGCTTCATATTAGTGCCGAGGAACAATTGTTAAGGTTCGAAACAAGAAAGAACGATCCACTCAAACGTTGGAAACTCACAGAAGAAGATTGGCGTAACAGAGACAAATGGTCTCTGTATGAAGAAGCAGCAAACCAAATGTTCCAAAAAACAGATGCCCCCAAAGCTCCTTGGTTTTTGGTTCCTGCCAATGACAAATACTTTGCAAGGACTATGATTTTAGAAACAACCGTGGAACGTTTGCAAAAAGAATTGGAATGA